ACAAGATCTTGAAGCAGATCGGCGAGGGCGGGATGGGCCTCGTGTACGAAGCCGAGCACGTCGCCATCGGCAAGCGGGTCGCCCTCAAGGTGCTCCGCGACGACTTCTCGGGCCGGCCCGAGGTCGTCGAGCGGTTCAAGCAGGAGGCGCGGAGCGCGAGCCGGATCGGCAACGATCACATCGTCGACATCTCCGACTTCGGCACGACGCCGAGCGGCGCGAGCTACTTCGTGATGGAGCTGCTCGAGGGCGAGGACCTCGCGGAGGTGCTCCAGCGGGAGGGGCAGCTGCCGCTCGCGCGCGCGGCGGACATCATCTTGCAATGCTGCAAGGCGCTCGGCGCGGCGCACAGCAAGGGCATCGTGCACCGCGACATGAAGCCCGAGAACATCTTCCTCACCGAGCGGGACGGCCGACACGACTTCGTGAAGATCGTCGACTTCGGCATCGCGAAGATGAGCGACATCGAGACCGACGGCGCGCCGGGCCGGAAGCTCACGAAGACCGGCATGATCTTCGGCACGCCCGAGTACATGTCGCCCGAGCAGGCGGCGGGCAAAGAGCTCGACCACCGGGTCGATGTCTACGCGCTCGCCGTCATCCTCTTCGAGATGCTGACGGGCCGCGTCCCCTTCGTGGGCGACACGTTCATGGGGATCCTCACCCAGCACATGTTCGAGGACCCGCCCCCCATGCACGACGTGAACCCGCACGTCGACGTCCCCGAGGCGGTGGTGGGGTTCATCTACCGAGGCCTCGCGAAGGACGCGGACCAGCGCTACCAGAGCTGCGACGAGATGGGCGGCTGCCTCTCCGAGGCGATGGCGGGTCGCTTCGAGGGCTCGACCACCTACGTCGGATACGGCTCGCCCGTGCCCGGTGCGCGCGGCGGCGCGGCGCGCGTGATGACGCCCGAGACGACCCACGGCGGCATCCCGGCCGTGAAGTCCGGCCCTCCGATGGGGCTCATCGTCGGCGTCGCCACGCTGCTCGTCGCCGTCGCGGTCGGAGGGGGCGTGGTCTGGTACCTCGGGCAGAACGGCGAGACGGACCCGACCGGCGGCGAGCCGATCGCGAACGCGCCCGTCGACTCCGGCGTGGTCGCTGCGTTGCCGGCGACGCCCGACGCGGGCGTGGCGGCGGCCCCCGAGGTGGACGCAGGGCCCGCGATGGTCACCGTCAGCGTCAACAACGAGCCGAGCGTGCGCGTGTACGTCGAGGACCGCGGCGAGGTGTGCGCGGAGACGCCGTGCAGCTTCGAGACCCTGGCCGGGGAGAACATCACGGTCCGAGCCCGCCGCGGTCGCCATCAGGGCGAGATGGAGATCGCGCCCACGGAGAACACGGCCATTCAACTCGCGATGCAGCGCATCCGGCCGTCGGTGGGGCGAGGCGGCGGCGGAAGCAAGCAGGGCGGCGGCGACACCAGCGGCGGCGGGAGCCGAGGCGGAGGGGGCTCGGGAGACCTCAAGATCCCGGACATCTTCCGCAGCCCGCGCTGACGTCGCTGGGTGATCGTCGGCGGCTGCGTCGGGCTTCCGGGGCGCGCGGCAGCCGCGGCCGGTACTTCTCTCCGCTCCGCAGCAGCCTCCGAGTCGGCTTCCGCGACGGCCTCCGCGACCGAGTCCGGATCCGCTTCCGAGTCCGCGCCCGCTTCCGAGTCCGCGCCCGCTTCCGAGTCCGCGCCCGCTTCCGAGTCCGCGCCCGCTTCCGAGTCCGCGCCCGCTTCCGAGTCCGCGCCCGCTTCCGAGTCCGCGCCCGCTTCCGAGTCCGCGTCCGCTTCCGCATCCGCGCCCGCCACCGAGTCCGCATCCGCGCCCGCTTCCGAGTCCGCTTCCGCGACCGAGTCCGCGCCCGCATCCGCGCCCGCATCCGCGCCCGCTTCC
This Sandaracinaceae bacterium DNA region includes the following protein-coding sequences:
- a CDS encoding serine/threonine-protein kinase, with translation MKICPSCKTEFAGGEVFCPNDGARLVTASQWDGPTKIGDGEDPMIGTILSERYKILKQIGEGGMGLVYEAEHVAIGKRVALKVLRDDFSGRPEVVERFKQEARSASRIGNDHIVDISDFGTTPSGASYFVMELLEGEDLAEVLQREGQLPLARAADIILQCCKALGAAHSKGIVHRDMKPENIFLTERDGRHDFVKIVDFGIAKMSDIETDGAPGRKLTKTGMIFGTPEYMSPEQAAGKELDHRVDVYALAVILFEMLTGRVPFVGDTFMGILTQHMFEDPPPMHDVNPHVDVPEAVVGFIYRGLAKDADQRYQSCDEMGGCLSEAMAGRFEGSTTYVGYGSPVPGARGGAARVMTPETTHGGIPAVKSGPPMGLIVGVATLLVAVAVGGGVVWYLGQNGETDPTGGEPIANAPVDSGVVAALPATPDAGVAAAPEVDAGPAMVTVSVNNEPSVRVYVEDRGEVCAETPCSFETLAGENITVRARRGRHQGEMEIAPTENTAIQLAMQRIRPSVGRGGGGSKQGGGDTSGGGSRGGGGSGDLKIPDIFRSPR